The Dehalococcoidales bacterium genome window below encodes:
- the ilvN gene encoding acetolactate synthase small subunit: MIVTKHTLVALVEDKPGVLNRMVSLFRRRGFNIESIAVGSSELPHLSRMTIVVGGPADIVEQVRKQLDKVVEVVKVTDITDKRILARELALIKVKATTSTRSEIIEIVDIFKANILDVSADSIVIEVTGDEDKVNSLFNLLRGFGVKEMNRTGRIATTRGGKMLPAEERIPGAQKEKRGKS; the protein is encoded by the coding sequence ATGATAGTGACGAAGCATACGCTGGTGGCTCTGGTGGAGGACAAGCCGGGGGTACTCAACCGGATGGTAAGCCTTTTCCGGAGGCGTGGCTTCAATATCGAGAGCATCGCCGTGGGGAGCAGTGAATTGCCCCATCTATCCCGTATGACTATCGTGGTAGGTGGGCCGGCTGACATTGTGGAACAGGTCAGGAAGCAGTTGGACAAGGTGGTCGAAGTGGTCAAGGTAACTGATATTACCGACAAGCGTATTCTGGCCCGTGAATTAGCCTTGATTAAGGTAAAGGCTACCACCTCTACCCGGAGCGAGATTATTGAGATTGTTGATATCTTCAAGGCGAATATTCTGGATGTATCCGCTGATTCGATAGTGATTGAGGTTACCGGGGATGAGGATAAGGTTAACTCGTTATTTAATCTGCTTCGTGGTTTTGGCGTTAAAGAGATGAACCGTACAGGGCGTATAGCTACCACCAGGGGGGGGAAGATGCTGCCGGCGGAGGAAAGAATACCCGGGGCTCAGAAGGAAAAGAGGGGTAAATCTTAG
- a CDS encoding thiamine pyrophosphate-binding protein, translated as MRMTGAQIMCESLVEEGVEVIFGLPGVPLIPLLDSLPRYPQLRHVLVRHEQGAAHAADGYARVSGKVGVCLATSGPGATNLVTGIANAYLDSVPIVAITGQVARPFIGKDSFQETDITGIVSPITKDSFLVLDVDSLAGIVKESFYIARTGQPGPVLIDIPKDVFTDQAEYCYPDEVKLPGYNPTLEERPARVNQAAEVIDEAERLLEDAGGGGSLLPQYVMSKIFEVTGGEAIVVTGVGQHQMWAAQHYCYDRPNSLISSGGLGTMGFGLPGAIGAKIGCPDRTVWCVDGDGSFQMTIQELATMMQEGLAVKIAIINNGYLGMVRQWQQLFYDKRYVATPLSGPDFVKLAEAYGIPAVRVKRREEVVPAVEQAMEEEGAFLIDFVVEPEENVYPMVPPGAALAEIMDRPKDREVAG; from the coding sequence ATGAGAATGACTGGTGCCCAGATTATGTGCGAGAGCTTGGTGGAGGAGGGAGTAGAGGTCATCTTCGGTCTGCCTGGAGTACCACTCATACCGCTGTTGGATTCACTGCCCCGGTATCCCCAGCTCCGTCATGTTCTGGTGCGTCACGAACAGGGGGCGGCTCATGCCGCCGATGGTTACGCCAGGGTCAGCGGCAAGGTAGGAGTATGCCTGGCCACTTCCGGTCCGGGGGCTACCAACCTGGTAACCGGTATTGCCAATGCCTACCTGGACTCAGTGCCGATTGTGGCGATAACCGGGCAGGTAGCCAGGCCCTTTATCGGTAAGGATTCCTTCCAGGAGACGGATATTACCGGTATCGTTTCACCGATTACCAAGGATAGCTTCCTTGTTCTTGATGTGGATTCACTGGCCGGAATTGTCAAGGAGTCTTTTTACATTGCCCGGACGGGGCAGCCGGGGCCGGTTTTGATTGATATACCGAAGGACGTGTTTACCGACCAGGCGGAATACTGCTATCCGGATGAGGTGAAATTACCCGGTTATAATCCGACCCTTGAGGAGCGTCCGGCTCGGGTTAATCAGGCGGCTGAAGTTATTGATGAAGCTGAGCGCTTGTTAGAGGATGCTGGAGGTGGTGGAAGTCTGTTGCCGCAGTATGTAATGAGCAAGATATTTGAGGTAACCGGTGGTGAGGCGATAGTGGTAACCGGGGTAGGGCAGCATCAGATGTGGGCGGCGCAGCATTATTGTTATGACAGGCCGAACAGTCTGATATCGTCTGGTGGATTGGGCACGATGGGGTTTGGGCTACCGGGGGCGATAGGGGCGAAGATAGGCTGTCCGGACAGGACGGTCTGGTGTGTAGATGGTGATGGTAGTTTTCAGATGACGATACAGGAGCTAGCCACGATGATGCAGGAGGGGTTGGCGGTGAAGATAGCGATAATCAATAATGGTTATCTGGGGATGGTGAGGCAGTGGCAGCAGCTCTTTTATGACAAGAGGTATGTAGCGACGCCGCTTTCCGGTCCTGATTTTGTCAAGTTGGCGGAGGCGTACGGGATACCGGCGGTGAGGGTGAAGAGGAGGGAAGAGGTAGTGCCGGCGGTTGAGCAAGCGATGGAGGAAGAGGGGGCGTTTCTGATAGATTTTGTGGTAGAGCCGGAGGAGAATGTGTATCCGATGGTACCGCCCGGGGCGGCGCTGGCCGAGATTATGGATAGACCGAAGGATAGAGAGGTAGCGGGATGA
- the leuD gene encoding 3-isopropylmalate dehydratase small subunit — protein MLKGRVHKYGANVDTDAIIPARYLNVSDPAELAGHCMEDIDKDFVTKVRPGDIIMAAANFGCGSSREHAPLAIKAAGVSCVIAGTFARIFFRNAINIGLPLLECEQAVNGTESGDILEVDLSSGKIKNLTSGKVFAARPYPDFMAKLISSGGLIEYTRKRLANRRI, from the coding sequence ATGTTAAAAGGTAGAGTTCATAAGTATGGCGCCAATGTTGATACCGATGCCATTATCCCGGCACGGTACCTCAACGTGTCCGATCCGGCGGAGCTGGCCGGACACTGTATGGAGGATATCGATAAGGACTTTGTTACAAAAGTTAGGCCGGGTGACATCATTATGGCAGCCGCCAATTTTGGCTGCGGCTCTTCCCGTGAGCATGCTCCGCTGGCGATTAAGGCAGCCGGTGTCTCTTGTGTCATTGCCGGGACATTTGCCCGCATTTTTTTTCGTAATGCAATAAACATCGGCCTGCCCTTGCTTGAGTGTGAGCAGGCGGTAAACGGTACTGAGTCCGGGGATATCCTTGAGGTGGATCTCTCCAGCGGTAAGATAAAGAACCTGACCAGTGGCAAGGTATTTGCCGCCAGACCTTACCCTGATTTTATGGCGAAATTGATTTCGAGCGGCGGCCTTATTGAATATACCAGGAAAAGATTGGCTAACAGGAGGATTTAG
- the ilvN gene encoding acetolactate synthase small subunit, whose protein sequence is MTKHTLVALVEDKPGVLNRMASVFRRRGFNIESINVLETINTESDELPHLSRVAIVVGGSTAMLEQLRKHLENIVDVVKVTDITTKGIY, encoded by the coding sequence GTGACGAAGCATACGCTGGTGGCTCTGGTGGAGGACAAGCCGGGGGTACTCAACCGGATGGCAAGCGTGTTCCGGAGGCGTGGCTTCAATATCGAGAGTATCAATGTCCTTGAGACCATCAATACTGAAAGTGATGAGTTGCCCCATCTGTCCCGTGTGGCCATTGTAGTTGGTGGGTCGACTGCCATGCTGGAACAGCTGAGAAAGCATCTGGAAAATATCGTGGATGTTGTCAAGGTAACCGATATTACTACCAAGGGCATATATTGA
- a CDS encoding MgtC/SapB family protein, with amino-acid sequence MPVELQMVIRILAAAGMGAAIGYEREKSHKPAGLRTHILIAVGAALFTVASVYGFGPTGDISRVAAGVVAGIGFIGAGAIIHRGGGDIVEGLTTAATIWAVAAVGLAAGAGLYPVAGATTGITLAILLLPRHIR; translated from the coding sequence ATGCCGGTTGAGTTACAGATGGTCATTCGTATATTGGCGGCGGCGGGGATGGGGGCGGCTATAGGTTACGAGCGTGAGAAGTCGCATAAACCGGCCGGGCTGAGGACGCACATTCTCATCGCGGTGGGAGCTGCTCTGTTTACGGTGGCCTCGGTCTATGGCTTCGGGCCGACCGGTGATATCAGCAGGGTGGCGGCGGGAGTGGTGGCCGGAATCGGTTTCATCGGCGCTGGGGCGATTATACACCGTGGTGGTGGTGACATCGTTGAGGGGCTGACTACGGCGGCTACCATATGGGCGGTGGCGGCTGTAGGGCTTGCGGCTGGTGCCGGTCTGTATCCGGTTGCCGGTGCTACTACCGGGATTACCCTGGCGATATTGTTGCTGCCGCGCCATATTCGTTAG
- the ilvB gene encoding biosynthetic-type acetolactate synthase large subunit, translating to MMKMTGAQIVCESMLKEGVEVIFGLPGGVVIPLYDTLPQYPQLHHVLVRHEQGAAHAADGYARASGKVGVCFATSGPGATNLVTGIANAYLDSVPMVAITGQVVRSCIGRDAFQEVDTTGITLPITKHNYLALDVGSLARILKESFHLARTGRPGPVLIDIPKDVFTDQAEYCYPDEVKLPGYNPTLEGHPAQIKKAAKIINEAERPLVIAGRGVVISGAYAELKDMVETAQLPVVTTLLGIGCFPESHMLSFGMLGMHGMAYANMAVDGADVIVAVGMRFDDRATARVSAFAPHAKVVHIDIDPAEIGKNVRVDVPIVGDVRLVLKELNKLVDSADHSDWIDQIDEWRRERPIEIPWGGGSLLPQYVMSKIFEVTGGEAIVVTGVGQHQMWAAQHYCYDRPNSLISSGGLGTMGFGLPGAIGAKIGCPDRTVWCVDGDGSFQMTIQELATMMQEGLAVKIAIINNGYLGMVRQWQQLFYDKRYVATPLSGPDFVKLAEAYGIPAVRVKRREEVVPAVEQAMEEEGAFLIDFVVEPEENVYPMVPPGAALAEIMDRPKDREVAGCR from the coding sequence ATGATGAAAATGACAGGCGCCCAGATTGTATGTGAGAGTATGTTGAAGGAGGGAGTGGAGGTTATCTTCGGTTTACCGGGGGGAGTTGTGATACCGCTTTATGATACCCTGCCTCAGTATCCCCAACTCCACCATGTTCTGGTGCGTCACGAGCAGGGGGCGGCTCATGCCGCTGATGGCTACGCCAGGGCCAGCGGCAAGGTAGGCGTATGTTTTGCTACCTCCGGTCCGGGGGCCACCAACCTGGTAACCGGCATTGCCAATGCCTATCTGGACTCGGTGCCGATGGTGGCGATAACCGGGCAGGTAGTCCGATCTTGTATCGGCAGGGATGCTTTCCAGGAAGTGGATACCACCGGTATTACTCTACCTATTACCAAGCATAACTATCTTGCGCTTGATGTCGGTTCACTGGCCAGAATACTCAAGGAATCCTTTCACCTTGCCCGGACGGGGCGGCCGGGGCCAGTGCTGATTGATATCCCTAAGGATGTATTTACCGACCAGGCGGAATACTGCTATCCGGATGAGGTGAAATTACCCGGTTATAATCCGACCCTTGAAGGACACCCGGCCCAGATTAAGAAAGCCGCCAAAATTATCAATGAGGCAGAGCGGCCGCTGGTCATCGCGGGCAGGGGAGTGGTTATCTCGGGTGCTTATGCTGAACTTAAGGATATGGTGGAGACGGCGCAGTTACCGGTGGTTACCACGCTGTTGGGCATCGGTTGTTTTCCGGAGAGCCATATGCTGAGCTTCGGGATGCTGGGGATGCATGGTATGGCCTATGCTAATATGGCGGTTGACGGGGCGGATGTGATAGTGGCGGTAGGAATGAGGTTTGATGACAGGGCGACGGCCAGGGTGAGTGCGTTTGCACCGCATGCTAAGGTGGTGCATATCGATATTGATCCTGCTGAGATTGGCAAGAACGTCCGGGTGGATGTCCCGATAGTAGGTGATGTCCGGCTTGTGCTGAAGGAGTTGAACAAGCTGGTTGACTCTGCGGATCATTCCGATTGGATCGATCAGATTGATGAGTGGCGGCGGGAACGTCCGATAGAGATCCCCTGGGGTGGTGGAAGTCTGTTGCCGCAGTATGTAATGAGCAAGATATTTGAGGTAACCGGTGGTGAGGCGATAGTGGTAACCGGGGTAGGGCAGCATCAGATGTGGGCGGCGCAGCATTATTGTTATGACAGGCCGAACAGTCTGATATCGTCTGGTGGATTGGGCACGATGGGGTTTGGGCTACCGGGGGCGATAGGGGCGAAGATAGGCTGTCCGGACAGGACGGTCTGGTGTGTAGATGGTGATGGTAGTTTTCAGATGACGATACAGGAGCTAGCCACGATGATGCAGGAGGGGTTGGCGGTGAAGATAGCGATAATCAATAATGGTTATCTGGGGATGGTGAGGCAGTGGCAGCAGCTCTTTTATGACAAGAGGTATGTAGCGACGCCGCTTTCCGGTCCTGATTTTGTCAAGTTGGCGGAGGCGTACGGGATACCGGCGGTGAGGGTGAAGAGGAGGGAAGAGGTAGTGCCGGCGGTTGAGCAAGCGATGGAGGAAGAGGGGGCGTTTCTGATAGATTTTGTGGTAGAGCCGGAGGAGAATGTGTATCCGATGGTACCGCCCGGGGCGGCGCTGGCCGAGATTATGGATAGACCGAAGGATAGAGAGGTAGCGGGATGCCGGTGA
- a CDS encoding 2-isopropylmalate synthase: MMDRVIIFDTTLRDGEQAAGGALNIHEKLEIAKQLEELGVDVIEAGFPSSSPGDFEAVSLVAREVRAPVVCGLARAHPDDIDSAWEALKKAGQPRIHVFLSASDIHLTYQLKKSREQVLQTARDMVARAKRYTGDIEFSPMDASRTDPEYLYQIVAAVIDAGATTVNIPDTVGYAIPGEFGSLIEGIFENVSNINRAVISVHCHNDLGLAVANSLEAVRMGARQVECTVNGIGERAGNASLEEVVMAIKTRRDFLKLSTGVNTEQIYRSSRLVSEMTGFPVQPNKAIVGANAFRHESGIHQDGVIKMPITYEIIDPRTVGIPASSLVLGKLSGRHAFRERLAELGYSLSDDDLSHAFGVFKELADKKKEVTDRDIEFIIAQELRTASEAYHLDCVQVSCGDKGIPTASVRLIGPDGQVLADAALGAGPVDAVYRAINRLVGVSNLLTEFSVKSVTGGIDAIGEVLIRIESDGVTYTGRGGDTDIIVASAKAYMNALNRLLAARKATE, from the coding sequence ATGATGGATCGAGTTATTATCTTCGATACCACCCTCCGGGACGGAGAGCAGGCGGCGGGGGGGGCGCTTAATATCCATGAAAAATTGGAGATAGCCAAGCAGCTGGAGGAGCTGGGAGTGGATGTTATCGAGGCTGGCTTTCCCTCTAGCTCCCCGGGTGACTTTGAGGCGGTAAGCCTGGTTGCCCGGGAGGTCCGGGCTCCGGTAGTTTGTGGCTTGGCTCGGGCCCACCCCGATGATATTGATAGTGCCTGGGAAGCGCTGAAAAAGGCCGGGCAGCCAAGAATACATGTGTTCCTGTCGGCTTCGGATATTCACCTTACGTATCAGTTGAAGAAGAGTCGTGAGCAGGTCCTTCAGACTGCCCGTGATATGGTAGCCAGGGCCAAACGGTATACCGGTGATATCGAGTTTTCCCCGATGGATGCCAGCCGGACTGATCCGGAGTATTTGTATCAGATCGTAGCCGCTGTTATTGATGCCGGAGCTACTACGGTTAATATTCCGGACACCGTCGGCTATGCCATACCCGGTGAGTTTGGTAGCCTGATCGAGGGGATTTTTGAGAATGTATCCAACATTAACCGGGCTGTCATTAGCGTCCACTGTCACAATGACCTGGGCTTGGCGGTAGCAAACAGTCTGGAGGCAGTCAGGATGGGGGCGAGGCAGGTGGAGTGTACCGTTAATGGCATCGGGGAGAGGGCAGGTAACGCTTCGCTTGAGGAAGTGGTGATGGCGATTAAGACCCGCCGGGACTTTCTCAAGCTCTCCACCGGTGTTAATACCGAACAGATCTACCGCTCAAGCCGGCTGGTGAGTGAAATGACCGGTTTTCCGGTACAGCCCAATAAGGCAATCGTCGGTGCCAATGCCTTCCGGCATGAGTCGGGCATTCACCAGGACGGCGTCATCAAGATGCCGATAACCTATGAGATAATAGACCCGAGGACGGTTGGTATACCGGCCTCGAGCCTGGTGCTGGGTAAGCTCAGCGGCCGGCACGCCTTTCGGGAGCGGCTGGCGGAACTGGGTTATAGTTTGTCCGATGATGACCTGAGTCATGCCTTCGGTGTTTTTAAGGAGCTTGCCGATAAGAAGAAGGAGGTTACCGACCGGGATATCGAGTTTATCATCGCTCAGGAGTTGCGTACTGCATCTGAAGCATACCACCTCGATTGTGTTCAGGTATCCTGTGGCGATAAAGGTATACCAACTGCATCGGTCAGGCTGATCGGTCCCGATGGACAGGTGCTGGCTGATGCGGCACTGGGGGCTGGTCCTGTCGATGCAGTGTACAGGGCCATCAACCGGCTGGTGGGCGTGTCTAACCTGCTCACTGAGTTTAGTGTTAAGTCGGTAACCGGTGGTATTGACGCTATCGGCGAGGTGCTCATCCGGATAGAGAGCGATGGTGTGACCTATACGGGCCGTGGCGGTGATACCGATATTATCGTTGCCAGCGCTAAGGCCTATATGAATGCCTTAAACAGGTTGCTGGCGGCCAGGAAGGCGACTGAATAG
- the ilvD gene encoding dihydroxy-acid dehydratase — protein MKSDVVKKGVERAPHRSLLYALGCTTDDMDRPFVGIVNSFSEIVPGHIHLRQIAEAAKSGVYSAGGVPFEMNTIAVCDGIAMNHTGMKYSLPSRELIADSVETVAEAHGFDALVFITNCDKIVPGMLMAAVRLNLPSIFVSGGPMLAGRLCGEDGVKHVDVNSIFEAVGRVVKGGMGKEELEQLEAVACPGCGSCSGMFTANTMNCATEAMGMGLVGNGTIPAIDARRVRLAKQAGRQVMRLLAEDVRPRDIINRDSIHNAFAVDMALGGSTNSVLHLIAVAHEAGVDFTLPMVNRISECTPHLVKMRPAGDFHLEDLDAAGGVPAVMKEIKGVLNLEARTVSGKSVAEIVADSRFVDRKVVRSVDSAHSASGGICILFGNLAPEGAVVKRGAVAPEMMVHRGPARVFDSEEEATKAILDGKIESGDVVVIRYEGPKGGPGMREMLTPTSILSGMGMDNEVALITDGRFSGATRGAAIGHVSPEAASRGPIAALKDGDMISINIPDYKLEVELDDSEISRRLAGLAEFEPRVKAGYLKRYAERVSSASSGAVFSQ, from the coding sequence GTGAAGAGTGACGTGGTTAAAAAGGGTGTAGAGAGGGCTCCACACCGGTCTCTATTGTATGCCTTGGGTTGTACGACTGATGATATGGATCGGCCTTTCGTCGGAATTGTGAATAGCTTTAGTGAGATTGTGCCGGGTCATATACACCTGCGCCAGATTGCTGAAGCGGCTAAATCGGGGGTGTACAGTGCCGGGGGTGTTCCCTTTGAGATGAATACCATTGCTGTATGTGACGGTATCGCTATGAACCACACCGGTATGAAATATAGTTTGCCCAGCCGGGAGCTGATTGCTGACTCGGTAGAGACAGTGGCTGAAGCCCATGGTTTCGATGCACTGGTCTTTATTACCAATTGTGACAAGATTGTTCCCGGGATGCTTATGGCGGCGGTCCGGTTGAACCTGCCGTCCATCTTTGTCAGTGGTGGTCCGATGCTGGCCGGACGCCTCTGTGGGGAGGATGGGGTTAAGCATGTTGATGTTAATTCTATCTTTGAGGCGGTCGGCAGGGTGGTTAAGGGTGGCATGGGTAAAGAGGAGCTGGAACAGCTTGAGGCGGTTGCTTGCCCCGGCTGCGGTAGTTGTTCCGGTATGTTTACCGCTAACACGATGAATTGTGCTACCGAGGCTATGGGAATGGGTCTGGTCGGTAATGGCACCATTCCAGCCATTGACGCCAGACGGGTGAGGCTGGCGAAACAGGCCGGGCGACAGGTCATGCGACTTCTGGCTGAAGATGTTAGGCCGCGCGATATTATCAACAGGGATTCTATTCATAATGCCTTTGCAGTTGATATGGCATTAGGCGGCAGTACCAATTCGGTGCTGCACCTCATCGCCGTAGCCCATGAGGCAGGTGTTGATTTCACCCTGCCCATGGTTAACCGGATAAGTGAGTGTACTCCACATCTGGTAAAGATGAGGCCGGCCGGTGATTTTCACCTGGAGGATTTGGATGCGGCAGGCGGCGTCCCGGCAGTGATGAAAGAGATTAAAGGGGTGCTGAATCTGGAAGCAAGGACGGTATCGGGTAAATCGGTGGCTGAGATTGTTGCCGACAGCCGCTTTGTGGATAGAAAGGTGGTTCGTTCTGTAGACAGCGCCCACTCGGCTAGCGGCGGTATTTGTATCCTCTTCGGTAACCTGGCGCCGGAGGGTGCAGTGGTGAAGAGGGGGGCGGTAGCCCCTGAGATGATGGTCCATCGTGGTCCGGCCAGGGTGTTTGATTCCGAGGAGGAAGCTACCAAAGCTATTCTGGACGGTAAAATAGAGTCGGGTGATGTGGTGGTCATTCGCTATGAGGGTCCTAAAGGCGGACCGGGAATGAGAGAGATGCTCACTCCTACCTCCATCCTGAGTGGCATGGGGATGGATAATGAGGTAGCTTTGATAACCGACGGGCGTTTTTCTGGAGCGACCCGTGGCGCTGCTATCGGGCATGTCTCTCCCGAGGCGGCCAGTCGGGGGCCTATCGCTGCTCTGAAGGATGGTGACATGATAAGTATCAATATCCCCGACTATAAACTTGAGGTTGAACTTGATGATAGCGAAATATCCCGGCGTTTGGCCGGTCTGGCTGAATTTGAACCCAGGGTGAAGGCTGGTTATCTCAAGCGGTATGCGGAGAGGGTCTCTTCCGCCAGTAGCGGAGCGGTATTTAGCCAGTAG
- the ilvC gene encoding ketol-acid reductoisomerase, with product MAKIYYDCDCDLKLLEGKVIGVVGFGSQGHAHAQNLRDSGCQVIVAEAEGTPGWKDAKDAGFKVSSAVDVAREADIVMMLAPDTVQPVIYRSIEKELVPGNTLMFAHGFNIHYGQIVPPAGIDVTMIAPKGPGHLVRQLYTDKIGIPALVAVYQDASGQARDVALAYAKGIGASRAGVLETTFAEETETDLFGEQAVLCGGVSALVKAGFETLVEAGYQPEIAYFECFHEMKLIVDLMYQGGLDYMRYSISDTAEYGDYTRGPRVIDESTKEEMEQILAEIQDGSFAKEWILENQAGRPVFNALRRMDAEHLIEEVGAELRQMMPWLKGTK from the coding sequence ATGGCAAAGATATACTATGACTGTGATTGTGACCTGAAGTTGCTTGAAGGAAAGGTGATCGGTGTTGTCGGTTTTGGCAGTCAGGGACATGCCCACGCTCAGAACCTCAGGGATAGCGGTTGTCAGGTAATCGTGGCTGAAGCGGAGGGGACTCCGGGCTGGAAGGATGCTAAGGATGCTGGCTTTAAGGTCTCGAGCGCTGTCGATGTGGCCAGGGAGGCCGACATTGTTATGATGCTGGCACCGGATACCGTTCAGCCGGTTATTTATAGGTCGATTGAGAAAGAGCTGGTGCCCGGCAACACCCTGATGTTTGCGCATGGCTTTAATATTCATTACGGGCAGATTGTCCCTCCGGCGGGGATTGATGTGACCATGATAGCCCCTAAAGGTCCCGGTCATCTGGTCAGGCAGCTATATACGGATAAGATAGGTATCCCGGCGTTGGTAGCGGTATATCAGGATGCCTCGGGTCAGGCAAGGGATGTCGCCCTGGCTTATGCTAAGGGTATCGGTGCCTCCCGGGCTGGCGTCCTCGAAACGACCTTTGCCGAAGAGACCGAGACCGATCTTTTCGGTGAGCAGGCGGTGTTATGCGGCGGCGTTTCCGCTCTGGTTAAAGCTGGCTTTGAGACACTGGTCGAGGCTGGTTATCAACCGGAGATAGCCTACTTTGAGTGCTTCCATGAGATGAAGTTAATTGTCGACCTTATGTATCAGGGCGGCTTGGACTATATGCGCTACTCAATCAGCGATACTGCTGAGTATGGTGACTATACCCGGGGGCCTCGGGTTATCGACGAGTCGACCAAGGAAGAAATGGAACAAATCCTGGCTGAGATTCAGGATGGCAGCTTCGCCAAGGAGTGGATTTTGGAAAATCAGGCCGGTCGTCCGGTCTTCAATGCCCTGAGGCGTATGGATGCCGAGCACCTGATTGAAGAGGTAGGGGCAGAGCTGCGTCAGATGATGCCGTGGCTAAAAGGAACCAAGTAA
- the leuC gene encoding 3-isopropylmalate dehydratase large subunit, which yields MTLAEKILAAHTDNKKVSPGEFLNVRVDLILANDITAPIAIREFRRIGVGKVFDPGKIVMVPDHFTPNKDIASAEQVKVMREFCREQGVIYFEVGQMGIEHVLLPEQGLVLPGDVVIGADSHTCTYGALGAFATGMGSTDIAAAMATGEIWMKVPPTIKLVYHGSTGKWVGGKDLILYTIGDIGVDGALYSVMEFTGEAVDALPLDGRFTMANMAIEAGAKAGIFRVDNKTQLYIKHRARRHYMVYEPDSNGTYARVIDYDISAIEPQVALPHSPANVRPVSQLGDIKIDQVVIGSCTNGRIEDLQLAAQVLKGRKVHPGVRCIIIPGSQEVYLDAITRELIGVFIKSGAAVSTPTCGPCLGGHMGILASGERCVATTNRNFVGRMGSPQSEVYLANPAVAAASAVAGRIVGPDQITT from the coding sequence TTGACTCTAGCTGAGAAGATTCTGGCTGCTCATACCGATAATAAAAAGGTAAGCCCCGGGGAGTTTTTAAATGTCAGGGTGGACCTGATTCTGGCTAACGATATTACGGCTCCCATTGCAATCAGGGAGTTTCGCAGAATAGGCGTGGGTAAAGTCTTTGACCCCGGTAAGATAGTGATGGTTCCGGACCATTTCACGCCTAACAAGGACATTGCTTCGGCAGAGCAGGTTAAGGTAATGCGTGAGTTCTGTCGTGAGCAGGGGGTGATATACTTTGAAGTTGGCCAGATGGGCATCGAGCACGTCCTTTTGCCGGAGCAGGGTCTGGTGTTGCCCGGTGACGTCGTTATCGGGGCTGATTCGCATACCTGTACTTACGGGGCGCTGGGTGCTTTTGCTACCGGCATGGGGTCAACCGATATCGCTGCTGCTATGGCGACCGGAGAAATCTGGATGAAGGTACCGCCGACCATCAAACTGGTCTATCACGGCAGTACGGGTAAATGGGTAGGGGGTAAAGACTTAATCCTGTATACCATTGGAGACATTGGAGTTGATGGTGCCCTTTATTCAGTGATGGAGTTTACCGGCGAGGCTGTCGACGCATTGCCCCTGGACGGACGGTTTACTATGGCTAATATGGCGATTGAGGCTGGAGCAAAAGCGGGCATCTTCAGAGTGGACAACAAGACCCAACTTTACATAAAGCATCGAGCCCGTCGTCATTATATGGTCTATGAGCCGGATAGTAACGGGACATATGCCCGGGTGATTGACTATGATATTTCTGCTATCGAGCCTCAGGTTGCGCTGCCTCACTCGCCGGCTAATGTCAGGCCGGTCAGCCAGTTAGGCGACATTAAGATTGACCAGGTGGTAATTGGCAGCTGTACTAACGGCCGTATTGAGGACCTGCAGCTTGCCGCCCAAGTGCTGAAGGGCAGGAAGGTTCACCCCGGAGTGCGTTGCATTATCATTCCCGGCTCCCAGGAAGTATACCTCGATGCTATCACCAGGGAGCTAATAGGGGTATTTATCAAGTCGGGTGCTGCTGTCAGTACTCCCACCTGCGGTCCCTGCCTCGGAGGGCATATGGGGATTCTGGCCAGCGGCGAGCGCTGCGTTGCCACCACTAACCGTAATTTCGTTGGTCGTATGGGCAGCCCTCAATCGGAGGTATATCTGGCAAACCCGGCAGTAGCCGCTGCCAGTGCTGTCGCCGGCAGGATTGTCGGCCCGGACCAAATTACCACCTGA